The stretch of DNA ACAGCAAAGCGCCGGGCAAAGGGTTAGGGTCGACGTAAAGGCCGCAACGAGGCGGCCCCGAACTGCTTTATGGAGGCGTTTGTCGATGTCGTCTGGGTCCAGTGTGGAGGATCAACCCGTTTCGATCGGTGCCGGTGAGGGCTACCTCGCGGATTACTATGAGCACCTCCCGGAAGAGGATTCCCGGGGCTATGCCCATGAGGTCCTGGCCGCAAGGGCCGACACCCACCGCCGGCTCGCCGCCAGGCGGCTCCCGGGAATCGCCAATATCTCCGTCATCGATGAGGCCGACTGCAGCGTCCTGTACGTCGTCACTGATGACATGCCTTTCCTGGTCGACTCGGTCAACGCGGAACTGGTCCGGCAGAAGGCGCCGATCCACCTGGTACTGCACCCGCTGTTCGTGGTCATGCGCAACCGTGCGAGCGGCGACCTGGTCAAGGTCTCGCGCGTGCCCTCCCATCTGGGCATCTCCAGCGGAGACACTGCGGCGATGCCTAACCTCTCCCACCTGATCGCCCAGGGCGACAACGCCTCCCACATGGAGTCCTGGATCGCCGTCGAAATCGCCCGCGTGGACGAGGAAAAGCGCGCCCGCCTGGTTGAAGGCATCGGGCGGGTGCTGGGTGACGTCCGCGCCGCCGTCGAGGACTGGCCCAGGATGCGCAGCAAGGCACTCGAGATCGCCGCGGACCTGGACAAGGTGTCCAACCCGGCCCAGATCACCGAACTGCGCCAGGCCCAGGAGCTGTTGCGCTGGATGGATGATGGCAACTTCACCTTCCTCGGATACCGCGAATACGACCTCATGAACGTAGCCGGCGAGGATGTGCTGGAACCCCGGGATGACAGCGGCCTGGGCCTGCTCCGCGGCGGCGCCGACACCCCGCACCAGATCCAGCACCTCACCGCGGCCGGCCGGAAGAAGGCCCGCGAGAAGCGTGCCCTCGTGATCACGAAGGCCAACTCCCGCTCCACCGTGCACCGTTCGGCGTACCTGGACTACATCGGAGTCAAGAGCTTCGACGCCGCGGGCAACGTCAACGGCGAGCGCCGGTTCATTGGCCTGTTCGCCACGAGTGCCTACGCCGGCTCCGTCCGGGCCATCCCGGTGGTCCGCGAAAAGGTCGCCGCCGTGCTGAACGGCGCCGGCTTCCCGCCGGATTCACACTCGGGCAAGGACCTGCTGGGGATCCTTGAGACATACCCCCGCGATGAGCTGTTCCAGATCGAGATTCCCGATCTCGCGGCCACGGCGACGGGCATCCAGCGGCTGCAGGAACGCCGCCGGACCCGGTTGTTCCTCCGGCCGGATATTTACGGCCGGTTCATGTCCGCCGTCGTTTATCTTCCCCGCGACCGTTACACCACGAATGTGCGGCTGCGCATCGAGCAGGAGCTGCGGGAAACATTCGACGCGGTCTCGATCGACTACGAGGCACGGATGACAGAATCCGCGCTGGCCCGGCTCTTCTTCCGGATCCGGCTGCCCAAGAACGCCGACGTCAGCAACGTCAACAGCGCGGAGCTGGAAAAGCGGCTGGTCCGCGCGGCACGCTCCTGGCCTGAGGGCATCACCGAAGTCCTGCGGGCCAGGTCCGAGAACGACGGTGCAGAGGGCGCCAAGGAACTCGCTGCCCTCTGGGCCGATGCCTTCCCTGCCGGTTACCGCGTCGATTACGAGGTCGAGGACGCGCTGGAAGACATCGCCCGCTTCGAGAAATACGGGGCGGCGGCCGAACGGGCCGGGGAAGGCATCAAGGCGGAACCAGGCGTCCACGTCTACCTTCCGGAAGGCGCCGGCGCGACGCTGGAGGAGGACGCGCGCGTCAAGCTCTACATGCTGGAGCCCAAGAGCCTGAGCCAGATCCTGCCGTTCTTCCACAACCTCGGGCTTGAGGTCCTCGACGAGCGTCCGTTTGAGATCGAAACGGCGGACCACCGTGACTTCTTCCTTTATGATCTCGGCCTGAAATACCCGGCAGGGGTTGACCCGCGGACGACCGGCCGGCTGCTCGCTGATTCCTTCGGGGCGGCAGTGTCCGGTGTGGTGGAATCGGACAGCTTCGACCGGCTCGTGCTGCGCGAGGGGATGCACTGGCGCCAGGTGATTGTGCTGCGCGCCTACGCCAAGTACATGCGCCAGATGGGAAACACCAACTCCTTCGAGTTCATGTCGGACACCCTGCTGGCGAACCCGGACGTGACCCGGGCGCTGACGGCCCTGTTTGCGGCACGCTTCGATCCCTCGCTCGACGACGCCGGGCGCCAGCTCCGGCAGGATGAGGTCGGCGCCGGACTGGACGCCGCCATCGAACAGGTCGCCACCCTCGACGCCGACCGGGTGCTGCGCACCTTCAGGAACCTGATCCAGGCCACGACGCGCACCAACTACTTCCAGAACAAGACCCACCTCAGCTTCAAGCTCAACCCCGCCGCCATCGAGGGGCTGCCCTTCCCGAGGCCCAAGTTCGAGATCTGGGTCTACGCACCCCGGGTCGAAGGCGTGCACCTGCGCTTCGGCAAGGTGGCCCGCGGCGGGCTGCGCTGGTCGGACCGGCGTGAGGATTTCCGGACCGAAATCCTCGGCCTCGTCAAGGCGCAGACGGTCAAGAACGCCGTGATCGTCCCCACCGGGGCCAAGGGCGGATTCTTCGCGAAGCAGCTCCCGGACCCGGCATCGGACCGCACCGCCTGGATGGCCGAGGGCATCGAGAGCTACAAGACCTTCATCCGCGGGCTCCTGGACATCACCGACAACCTCGTCACGACGCCGGAGGGCGAGACCGTGGTGCCGCCGGCCGACGTCGTCCGGCACGACGACGACGATACCTACCTCGTCGTAGCGGCCGACAAGGGCACGGCGTCCTTCTCCGACATCGCCAACGGGCTTGCCGGGGAGTACGGCTTCTGGCTCGGGGACGCCTTCGCCTCCGGGGGTTCGGTGGGCTACGACCACAAGGCCATGGGCATCACCGCACGCGGCGCCTGGGAATCGGTCAAGCGCCACTTCAGCGAGCTGGACCTCGACACGCAGTCCGAACCGTTCACCGTGGTCGGCGTCGGCGATATGTCCGGCGACGTCTTCGGCAACGGCATGCTGCTCTCCCGGCATATCCGCCTGCTGGCCGCGTTCGACCACCGGCACATCTTCCTCGATCCCACCCCGGACGAGGCTGTTTCCTTCGCGGAGCGCCAGCGGCTTTTCGAGCTGCCCAGGTCCTCCTGGGATGACTACAACAAGTCATTGATCAGCCCGGGCGGCGGCGTGTTCCCGCGCCAGGCGAAGGTCATCCCGATCTCGGGCGAGGTACGGGCTGCGCTGGGCCTGCCGGACGGCACAACCCAGCTGAGCCCGCCCGAACTGCTGCGCGCGATTCTGCTGGCCCCGGCGGATCTGCTCTACAACGGCGGCATTGGCACCTATGTGAAGGCGAGCACCGAGACCAACGCCGAGGTCGGCGACAAGGCCAACGACTCCATCCGCGTCGACGGGCGCCAGCTCCGCGTCAAGGTCATCGGCGAGGGCGGAAACCTGGGCATGACCCAGCGCGGACGCATCGAGGCCGCACTGCAGGGCGTCATCCTGAACACCGATGCCATCGACAACTCGGCCGGTGTCGACTGCTCCGACCATGAGGTCAACATCAAGATCTTCGTGGACCGGATGGTGGCGGCGGGCAAGCTGGACCCGGCCGAACGCGCGCAGTTCCTGGCATCGATGACCGAGGAGGTCGGCCGGCTGGTGCTCGAGGACAACATCGACCAGAACATCCTGCTGCTCAACGACCGGATGCGCGTGTCCGAATGGAGCCCCAGCTACGAACGGCTGATGGACTGGCTGGAAAAGTCGGCCGACCTCAAGCGGGACCTGGAGGCGCTGCCCACCACGGAAACGCTGCGGGAACGACTGGACCAGGGCCAGGGGCTGACGGCCCCGGAACTCTCGGTCCTGGCGGCGTACTCCAAGATCGAGCTGGCCACCGCGCTGCGGGACAGCGACCTCGCCGAGGACCCGTGGTTCAAGGCGACGCTCCGGGCCTACTTCCCGAAGCAGCTGCGGGAACGGTTCGACGCCGAACTGGACAGCCACCCGCTGCGCCGCGAAATCATCGCGACGATCGTTGCCAACGACATGATCAACCTCGGCGGCATCACCTTCGCGTTCCGGGCCATGGAGGAGACATCGGCCACCGAGGCCGCCGTCGCCAAGGCCTTCGTGGCGCTCCGCAAGGTGTACGAGCTGGACATCATGGTGGCAGAACTCAACGAACTGCCGGCGTCGTTCCCGACCGAACACTGGAGCACCGTCCACCTGGATATCCGCCGGCTCCTGGACCGAGCGGTCCGCTGGCTCCTCAGCCAGGGCAACACCTCCCGTCCGATCGCCGAGACGGTTGCGGAGTTCAAGCCGCTGATGGACCCGATGCGGGCCAGGCTGCTGGACTACCTGCGCGGCGACGACCGTGACCGGGTGGCCGCGTGGCTTGAGAAGGCGCGGGGCTGGGAACTGCCGGAAGACCTGGCACACCGGTGGGCGGAGCTGTTCGAGAGCTTCGTGCTCCTGGATATCGCCAAGATCGTGCACGTCAGTCCCGAGCCTGTCGAAGAGATTGCCCACGTGTACTACACGGTGTTCAACCGCTTCCACGCCGATTCCCTGCTCGAACGGATCACGAAGCTGCCCAGGAGGGACCGCTGGCAGGCGCTGGCCCGCGCGGCCCTGCGCGACGACCTGTACTCGACCATCTCGGACATGACGACGGCGGTGCTGGAGTCGACACCTCCGGGGACACCTGCGGAAGAACGGCTGGTGGCCTGGGAAGGCCAGAACCTCGAGCAACTGGACCGCGCCAAGAGCATGTTCGACGAGGTCAATGCGCTCCAGTCGGATGACATGGCCTCGCTGTCGGTAGCATTGAGGCTCTTGAGGTCAATCGTTCGACGCTAGGGGCGGCCTCCCGCTGCCCGCCGCGTCTCACATGGAGGTGCTGTGGCAATCTTTACGGACCCTATCAGGGAGCATGCTGATTTCGGGCCGGGGGATGCCGAGTGGCTGCACCTGCTGGTCGGCGACTGGCAGATGGTCGCCGACCTTGCCTTCGCCGATCTGGCGTTGTGGTTCCCGCATCCTGAGCTTGGTTACGTG from Arthrobacter sp. PAMC25564 encodes:
- a CDS encoding NAD-glutamate dehydrogenase, which codes for MSSGSSVEDQPVSIGAGEGYLADYYEHLPEEDSRGYAHEVLAARADTHRRLAARRLPGIANISVIDEADCSVLYVVTDDMPFLVDSVNAELVRQKAPIHLVLHPLFVVMRNRASGDLVKVSRVPSHLGISSGDTAAMPNLSHLIAQGDNASHMESWIAVEIARVDEEKRARLVEGIGRVLGDVRAAVEDWPRMRSKALEIAADLDKVSNPAQITELRQAQELLRWMDDGNFTFLGYREYDLMNVAGEDVLEPRDDSGLGLLRGGADTPHQIQHLTAAGRKKAREKRALVITKANSRSTVHRSAYLDYIGVKSFDAAGNVNGERRFIGLFATSAYAGSVRAIPVVREKVAAVLNGAGFPPDSHSGKDLLGILETYPRDELFQIEIPDLAATATGIQRLQERRRTRLFLRPDIYGRFMSAVVYLPRDRYTTNVRLRIEQELRETFDAVSIDYEARMTESALARLFFRIRLPKNADVSNVNSAELEKRLVRAARSWPEGITEVLRARSENDGAEGAKELAALWADAFPAGYRVDYEVEDALEDIARFEKYGAAAERAGEGIKAEPGVHVYLPEGAGATLEEDARVKLYMLEPKSLSQILPFFHNLGLEVLDERPFEIETADHRDFFLYDLGLKYPAGVDPRTTGRLLADSFGAAVSGVVESDSFDRLVLREGMHWRQVIVLRAYAKYMRQMGNTNSFEFMSDTLLANPDVTRALTALFAARFDPSLDDAGRQLRQDEVGAGLDAAIEQVATLDADRVLRTFRNLIQATTRTNYFQNKTHLSFKLNPAAIEGLPFPRPKFEIWVYAPRVEGVHLRFGKVARGGLRWSDRREDFRTEILGLVKAQTVKNAVIVPTGAKGGFFAKQLPDPASDRTAWMAEGIESYKTFIRGLLDITDNLVTTPEGETVVPPADVVRHDDDDTYLVVAADKGTASFSDIANGLAGEYGFWLGDAFASGGSVGYDHKAMGITARGAWESVKRHFSELDLDTQSEPFTVVGVGDMSGDVFGNGMLLSRHIRLLAAFDHRHIFLDPTPDEAVSFAERQRLFELPRSSWDDYNKSLISPGGGVFPRQAKVIPISGEVRAALGLPDGTTQLSPPELLRAILLAPADLLYNGGIGTYVKASTETNAEVGDKANDSIRVDGRQLRVKVIGEGGNLGMTQRGRIEAALQGVILNTDAIDNSAGVDCSDHEVNIKIFVDRMVAAGKLDPAERAQFLASMTEEVGRLVLEDNIDQNILLLNDRMRVSEWSPSYERLMDWLEKSADLKRDLEALPTTETLRERLDQGQGLTAPELSVLAAYSKIELATALRDSDLAEDPWFKATLRAYFPKQLRERFDAELDSHPLRREIIATIVANDMINLGGITFAFRAMEETSATEAAVAKAFVALRKVYELDIMVAELNELPASFPTEHWSTVHLDIRRLLDRAVRWLLSQGNTSRPIAETVAEFKPLMDPMRARLLDYLRGDDRDRVAAWLEKARGWELPEDLAHRWAELFESFVLLDIAKIVHVSPEPVEEIAHVYYTVFNRFHADSLLERITKLPRRDRWQALARAALRDDLYSTISDMTTAVLESTPPGTPAEERLVAWEGQNLEQLDRAKSMFDEVNALQSDDMASLSVALRLLRSIVRR